Genomic DNA from Longimicrobium sp.:
GGGCAAGCGTGCTGGAGATCCTGGACGATTACGGCGGAGACACGTACCGCGCCGTTTATACGGTCCGGTTCGGAGGCGCGGTATACGTGCTCCACGCGTTCCAGAAGAAGAGCAAACGCGGGATCGCCACATCTCAGAGAGACGTCGAGTTGATCAAGAGCCGGCTCGCAGCCGCCCGCCGGCTTCACGACCAGCTGTTCCCCAATCGGGAGAAAGCATGATGACGGACGAATCCGATGCGCCGGTGGAATACACGCCCAGTTCAGGCAACGTGTTCGCGGATCTGGATCTGCCGGATTCGGACGAGTTGCTGGCAAAATCCGAACTCGTCCATCACATCGTTTCGCTGATCCGGCGGCGGAAGCTCACGCAAAAAGACGCGGCGGTGCTGCTGGAAACTACCCAGCCGACCGTGTCGGACCTCGTGCGGCGGCGGCTGGACCGGTTCTCTCTCGAGCGGCTTTTCGGATTTCTGAACCGCCTGGACCGGGATGTTCAGATCGTCATCCGGCCGAAGCGGCGCAGCCAGCGAGCGGCGGCGATCACCGTCCGCACCGAGGCACGGCCGGAAAGCACCGGAAAGGCCGCCGCGGCGTGACGATCCATCGAGAGGGGCGGGCCGGCGTTGGCTCGCCCCGTCCATCTACGGTAGCGCCGCAGCCGAGCGCGGCAACCGGATTCATCCGCGGCCCGCACCCCGAGAGTTGAAGGGAATGCGCCCGGGCGGTAACTTGTCTGGATGGCAGAAGAAAACCTG
This window encodes:
- a CDS encoding type II toxin-antitoxin system RelE/ParE family toxin, encoding METPPLKPLYWIGSAKADLRSFLKAVTTVIGAALHEAQLGGKHDDAKPLKGFGGASVLEILDDYGGDTYRAVYTVRFGGAVYVLHAFQKKSKRGIATSQRDVELIKSRLAAARRLHDQLFPNREKA
- a CDS encoding helix-turn-helix domain-containing protein; this translates as MMTDESDAPVEYTPSSGNVFADLDLPDSDELLAKSELVHHIVSLIRRRKLTQKDAAVLLETTQPTVSDLVRRRLDRFSLERLFGFLNRLDRDVQIVIRPKRRSQRAAAITVRTEARPESTGKAAAA